The Nymphaea colorata isolate Beijing-Zhang1983 chromosome 7, ASM883128v2, whole genome shotgun sequence DNA window CTCTGATCAGTGGAAGATTGGATCCTCTTTTCGCCTTGCCAATCCAGGTAGTGTGGAGAACTATCTGATGGTGTGATGGATTTGCTGCTTTATGTGGATTAGCCTCATGCTAGCTATTGTGGTTGTCTTCACCATACAGAATGCCGAAACTTCCTGTTTTTATGCGGATAAAGTAGGAGAATGCAAGAAACATGATATAGAGATAGTCTTTGGATGCCCACCCAGATTTTCAGGAGTTTGAGACAGTTGGGAAGTCGCCATGTGGAGGACAATACGATATCCCAACTACTTGTGATTTTCTGGGCAAGTGGGTGAAGCAAAAGCCGTTCTAACTGGAGTCCCCTTCACGGTTCGTTATGCGAAAATTAATTTTGACTACACCGAGGAGCTGGAGTTTGTCCGTTCgtttctaaaattttgcttGGTTTTGATCCTAGCCTGTCTCTGATGATCGAAGGGACTCACTCGTGGACTTTGATTTTTAGttcactttgtttttcttatttggtaTTTACTGAGCTTTAGGTCAAACGTTGTCCTGGTTCTAAATCCCAAGTGACAGTAAGGTTCATAAATAGCTGGCGTGCTGCTAGAATAAGTTAGACGGAATATGTAATTTCTGTCGTTGTGTCACAAGGTTCATAAAAAGCTGGCGATCTACCAGTGTAAGTTAGATGGAATATGTAATCTTCGTTGTTGTGGGGAGGTTGGTAGTTTCTTAGGACGCGGAAGTCGGTTTTAGGAACATCAAGCGGCATAAGACAACGTTTTCTATGACGTGGAAGACAGTGTTAGGCTGATTAATTCATTTGATAAAGTTGAAAGCCTTAATTTCCTTCCTTGGCTTAGCCGTTGGAGTTGGAAAGATAAGAAGGCAAAAGAAGATTGCGGGAAGTTAAATGAGAAATTGTTCTTTTTTACTTGACTGCCGATAGATTGCAGGGGTATAGATTGATCAGATAATTTCTTGTATTTGTTGGTTCTTGACTTCTAGCCTACTAAAGCCTAAGTTAGCAGTTAGCACCTTGTATTGGCTTTCATAGTGTTGCCATGCTGGACACTGCTATGTATTAGCAGAACTTTAAGCATTCAACTAACTTTAAAATTAGAGAACGGTATGTACTCATGTTCACTAAATAGATGTCATATAGTTCAATCTAGAGGTTGATGCATGCCATGGCTGAAAATGGGTTGGACTTGGGATAACTAAATAAATGTGAGGACAGTTTGCAGTCAGATAAGGACagcaaaaatgcaaaaatccTGTTACCTGATCCAATACACCTGCACGGAAAACTATGATTAAATGAAGTGTTCACTTTCCTTAGTATTCTGAATCTCTTTTCATATCATGAACTTGTTTACAAAATTGTACGATGGTGCTTTGTCCTTATTTGTTTAAATTTATAGGTTTTCCTGAACATCTTTCTCTGCTACAGACAACGGTTGTCAGAAGTTGCTATTCAATAGCTTTGTGGATCatcattattttcatattttcctttctttttttgtttagtttgtTTCCCCTAAGGTGAATTGAAGGAGAatcagtttatttttttaatctattaTTGTCACTATGAATTTCAGGGTGATAGGCATTCAGCAAGGTTTGAGAGCGCCTCGGCCTTTGCAACACAGAGATGGCTACACTTTCTGACATAGGGCTTTCAGCAGCTATCAATATCCTCACGGCAATTgcatttcttcttgcatttgCTGTACTAAGGCTGCAGCCAATCAATGATAGAGTTTACTTTCCAAAATGGTACCTCAAGGGTTTACGAGTCAGTCCGACAAGTTCTGGAATGCTTGTTAGCAAGTTTGTCAATTTGGACCTGAAATCatacttgaaatttttaaattggaTGCCAGAAGCATTGAGAATGCCAGAACCTGAACTGATTGACCATGCAGGACTTGATTCTGCAGTTTACCTGAGAATTTATCTGGTTGGGTGAGCAATATTTTCCTCTTCAACCTTTTATTatgcctctctccctctctcccctttGATACTTAGTGGCACGTCTAAGTACAAAATGTTCATAGTGGGAATCTGCTGCCGCAGGTATTTTCAGATAGCATCTCTTAGTTTGAAAATTAGCTTGTAAGCTGAAGAAAATAAATGCTCATTAATTGCTTATGGGTAAGCAAGGAAGAGTTCAACAGCTTATATATAGCTTCTGAAACTATCACTTTATTTCAAAGTTTCACATTTGAAGTTGGAGCACTGAAGAAATGGAGGTTCAtagcctatgtcacatggacgtAGCTGTAGACATGCAGATTCAGaatttttattgaatttatGATGTGACCTTATATATAAGAAGGCATGATGGGGAGTCAAAGTAGAGTTCTGTGTGACATGGCTCATAACCCTATAATGATAAGggtgaaaaatgaaatgaaaatataaaatataaccTCACTTTGTGGCACTTCCATTGTACAACATGTTGAATTATGCAAATCTGATGAGCGATTACTTCTGACATCATCTCTTATGTTGAGATTTAGCTTGAGTACTGAATAAAAGTTATCGTGATAACACAATACTAAAATGCTAAATCAAAATGGAGTTTAACCTGGCATATTTAGACAGGCCAATTTTGTGGGATCCCTGTGGTCAAATTGTGGGAAAATCATGGGTTAGCCTTTAGACATTGTAATATGCATGCATTTGGACCAGTAAATGCCCAACCTACCTATGTCTTTGTGGCAATGTCCTTGTGTTGCTGCACACCAGCACCTTTGCCTGTGTCATGTggaaaagaacttgaaaaagCTTAACTTTGGCTACTCAGATAATCACATGTGAATGAAGTCCTCTTTGGCTGTGGGAGTATAATATGGTACCGATATGAGAGTTTAGTTGAAGGTTAAAATCTACATAATATAACTATATAAGCATATTCAAAATGCAGTTTAGTAGAGTCAGTTACCTACTTGTTTTTGTGTCTCATTTCTCTCTAGGTTTTTTAATCTCTAATCTGTTGATttatttaatgtatttttcaAGCTTATTCCAAGCCAataactcattttctttttcctgctaTGTGCAGCCTTAAAATTTTTGTTCCTATAATGCTTTTTTCTCTTGCAATCCTCATCCCTGTGAACCGGACAGATCATTCAATAGCGCCTGGCAAAAATGGCACATTTAGTGAAGTTGACAAGTATTCAATTTCCAATGTCGAGCATAAATCAGACAGGTGAATTTATCCTTGCCTACATAAAGCTtgtgtattatatataaattatattgcTTGTGTCCATTGAAGTCATGATTTCATGTAAAACAGTTCACTACTGCATAGTAACCGTCATGGATGCTGCATATTTGTCTGTTTTCCTTTCAGTAAGTTTATATATCATCATGAAATGCTCTCCTGCATGCATAATTTTTGGCTATTTTAGGTGCCTGTTTGTTACTTTGTTCAACATGTGGGAAGGATGCATCTTTCATATGAAAGGTACAACCTTCAAGATGCAATGACAAGGTCAGGGAAGTGCTTCCAGTGATGTGGCACAATGAAATcaatttcatttgaaagcaaaattttcactacgaaaaatgttttttgcatCTGGATTTGCATAAACTCTGTCCACCTGAAAAGAACAAGGTATTTGTTCCTCCACATTTGGCAAGCATTTTTCCCATGGGTTCAAGGGAGAACAAACTGCTTTGCGAAAAGGTTGTATGTGCATGCGCTTTGTTGGATTTGCAagtctttttttaatttgatcaGGTGTAGTTGTAATAGTTCATGCATCAATACTTGCACCTTGATTTGGTTGGCAACTTTCCATTTCAGGTTTTGGTCTCATTTAGTAATGGCATatgcatttacgttttggacatgtCGTGTACTGCTGAAGGAGTATGAGAAAGTTGCAACAATGAGATTGCATTTTCTTGCATCTGAAAAACGCCGTCCAGATCAATTTACTGTGAGTTTTAATGATTCCTTGGGGGCAATCCTTTTTTGTGTCTCCTGTTATACGATAACTATTACAATTACTTTATTAAATGTAGTGATTACTTTCTCAGTTGTTAAATTCTGATACAATTAGTTTTGTACTTCTTTCCTATTTTTCATCTTTGGGCACTTGTGATATTGGATTAATCAGTTAATGGTGGTGAAAATTATGAGAACATGCATTCATAGCCAAAAAGGGTTTCTGTATGGTTGTTTCTTGTACCTAAAGTTGTTTAGGTATATGGACATGTTTTACATAAATATGAAAGGTGGTCGATGAATCTCGTTAAACAACACTAGTTTCTTTGTTACACTTGTGAAACATCATAGAATATGTTAGTTATAGGCACTTGAACTAAAGAATCAATATCGAAGAAAACTGAGTAAGTCACTAAAGCATTAAGGGTCAGTTACTTGTAAACTGCCTCTTTAAGGAGGTCACCAGAGAGATGTTTCTCCAACATGATGTAGTTCGCCAAATTATCAGTAATGTTCAACTACATTTCTGCTCATTAGATTTATGTTTTTAACTTTGGTTTAAAATCTTTAGATTGGATATTGCCAAACTTAAGGATTAATGGCATTACTTTCACAGTCAAGTATTTATGCTTTTGCTATGTAATATTTATATTGTTCTAccttatgatattgaaaaagaactgccagcatatatatatatatgtgtgtgtgtgtgtgtgtgtgtgtgtgtgcatgcgtatatatatataatctttctATAGTGGGGATTAATGAAAGATATTTCCCTTTTGTACTTTTCTTTCACTCCAATGTTGAAGTTGGACAGCATTcagttcttgattttttttttttctttttgccttttagATGCTATCcatattttgcttttcactttTGTTTTCAATAGGGCATTCTGTTCATCAGTTACTTCTCTCTTATCCAGACCAGCATATTGCATGTGTATAAAGTGCTCAAGCTAATTTCTGCCTTTGTTTATATCACTATTGCTCATTATATTGAAATGCAGCATATATGGAATCATTCCTTCTGTTACGGATTGCATAATAACATATAGACTCAGATGTGCATACATATTCCATACTGATGAAAGTACCTGCATAGCCAACAAGtctatatgtaaaatttttaactttgaTGTCATGGATAAGCCACACAGACACTGCATAGCCAACAAGTCtgtatgtaaaaattttaactttgaTGTCATGGATAAGCCACACAGACACTGCATAGCCAACAAGTctatatgtaaaaattttaactttaatGACATGGGTAAGCCACACAGACAAATACATGATAATGAGAAAGCTACCTCTCGTTtggaagaaaatcaataaaCTCGTACATCTTTCTTGTTTGACATCTTAAGAATCTGTGTTATATACGGTTGCCATTATCAAGTAGAACTTTAGCTTCCTTTTATTTGTATGCCACTATTTATTCTCCTTTGTCCTTGTCAGGTTCTTGTACGCAATATACCTTCAGACCCTGATGAGACAGTCAGCGAAcatgttgatcatttttttcgTGTAAATCATCCTGATCATTATCTCACTCACCAGGTAAATCTTGATTAATGTTATTTGTCAGCAATGGCACCAATTTCACATACATATAgttgtgttgatcctaccactatatgaacttgtgttaGCCACGACTATTACCACGCAATAGGTGTTGTCAATTTATTATATTCTTTATTGTCCATGAATTTAGTTCAGTTAAATCTGTACATTTGGGAAGTTTCAATAACATTTGCCAGATTGAAAATGGTTCTATTGAAATGCATTGGCAACTTTACAACAAAGAAGCACCATAAAATTGTGTAGTTGACAACAAAATTGTATGCGTACTTTCATCATGATGTCCACTCAATGTGGAGCATTGTTTTCCATcactcaaaatgataaaaagccTAGACCTGCTTTGAAAGTTTTATTTTGTGTCTGTCTATCTTATTATTTTATGTGAAGATGTTGAGTTGTTgaccaaagagaaagaaagagactatGGTGAATATTTAGCTTCCTAGAAAAACTCCCAAGAGGACCTCATCAGCAATTCACAAGAAGGATGGTGAATATTTTAGCTTCCAGAACTTGATGTGCTGCTGTATTAATTGCTATGGTTAATGGAGAGCAGGTGCATATTTTCAGGAAATAATTCATCGTGTAGCTATTAATGCTTATTCATGCGCGAACTTCCTTTCCTAGTTGGCGTAGTCTGCATTTTGGGTAGAAATTTAGTTAAACACCACTTATTACTTTCTTTGGAACGATCAAGTATGGTtgtatagacacacacacataaatgtATAATATCATTTGCCTGGTGAATGAATTGTAGGTTGTCTATGATGCAAATAAGCTTTACAAATtggttaagaagaaaaaaggccTCCAAAACTGGCTGGTTTATAACCAGAACAAGTATGAGAGAAATCCAGAAAAGCGTCCAATGAGAAAGGTAACGTTGTCATATTTACAGTTCTCTCTTTCCTGTTCCAGCAGATTTGTAATCTTGTTTGTATTGGCATTTGTATGGGTAAACTAAAAACTAATGGCTTATCTTTTGTGTACAAACCAAGACTGTCTTATACCTGTGCCTCTGGCGTATGTTGTGCAGACTGGATTCTTGGGGCTTTGGGGAGAGAGAGTTGATGCAATTGATTATTACACAGCAAAAATTAGCAAGATTTCAGAAGAAGTAAGTTTTATTGCTTGATTATATTTCATGAACCTTTGTTCTTCATCATTCTGCATATTGGCTATGACACtagagattttttattttgctggATTTTTCTGTTTATGGTTTTGGTGCTGTGTTGGTTGTTGTTCCATATGTCATTCCCTATTACTTTGTGACCTTTGTTTTTGAATAACATATCCTTGTCTGTCCACTGTCAAAGAAAAGTATTAGGAATCAAGATTGTTAAGCACAAGAATTGTTTCCTCTCCATCTTTAGCAATACCACTTATTTTACAATTTACATCTTATGATCCTGGTGAATCTTTAATCGGTAGAGTAGGCCGTTCAGGTATGAAAACATTCCTCTCACCTTGGAGTAGGCTAACCTCTTCTATAATTCGACCTTAATCTGGACTGCAAAAGGTCTTAGGTGCATTGAGCTCAAGTTTTGTGCACTGCTTGTGCTAAGTGGATGTTAACGCTTTTGGTCAACATCTCCATGTTGTTGAGTTGTGTAAGCAGATCCATTATCAACTTCAAACTAAACTTTACAGATGATGCAACAATTCAGATAAAAAACGGAAGTAGAGAAGCAGGACCTCATGCAAAAATCAATTACTTCtaactgattttcttttttgatctAGTGATATGGAAAATATGGGGCTTAACTCTTAAGGcgtagccacaaatatcgttctcgggtttttatcgCCAGGTTTTCTTGGGTATTTAttggcaaagttttttttttgggaaaattttagattttttaaaaaaaataaaaagtcaaaatgttaggtaaaaatacaagaaacgaaaaactaataagtactgtattgcatttaggaggtcatgttaaatacctagaacaagaggaaataaaacaatgaaacaggcagaaaaatgaaataaaaaacaaaggaaaaaatcacGATAAAATAGCAATAAAATCACGAGAACGTCGCGACAAATtcactttttaacttttttttctcaatatatCGTGATAGTTTCCTTGTTTATcagtttctttgttttctttttaatatcgCAATATTTGTTGCTATGCTCTTAAGTAGGAAGATAtgctttttgtctttttccctGCTCGTCTCTAATTGTTTGTACTAGAAAATAGTTTAGGTTCAGTATGCTTTGCTTTTCATCAGAATTGTTTTTTCTCCACATACCGCCTTCTTTATGAcaacaaaagcaaaattttatccttttgaaatatatatgggataatggttgaaacttgaaattattatatatgtCTATCATAGTCAACAAACTTTGTGATGAATTCTTTCTTTCAGGCATTTGTAttcaaacatttatttttttatttttatctcttCTTCAGGAGGCTAAGGAACGGGAGAAGATAATGAACAACGAAAAATGTATTATGCCAGTTGCTTTTGTGTCCTTTAGAAGTCGTTGGGGCGCTGCTGTCTGTGCACAAACACAACAAACTAGAAATCCCACAGTCTGGTTGACCGAGTGGGCTCCTGAGCCTAGAGATGTTTACTGGAATAATTTACCAATTCCATATGTTTCTCTTGCTATCAGGAAGCTTATTGTGGCTgttgcatttttctttcttacctttttctttatgatacCAATAGCATTTGTACAGTCACTAGCCAACATCGAGGGTATTGAGAAAGCAGCACCTTTCTTGAAGGCTATCATAGAAATGTGAGTAATTTTCATGCCCTTCTGTTGATTTTCATTGTGATCTGCTAGTTAAGAATGTTAAAAATGGTATCTACTTTGCCTGCAGCAAAATTATCAAGTCCTTCATTCAGGGTGTTCTTCCTGGAATTGCTCTGAAGATTTTCCTCATCTTTTTGCCTGCAATATTGATGGTGATGTCTAAGTTTGAGGGTTATATTGCTCGATCTGTTCTAGAAAGAAGAGCTGCAGCCAAATACTACATTTTCCAGCTTATAAATGTGTTTCTTGGGAGTATAATCACAGGCACCGCTTTTCAACAGCTGCATTACTTTATGAAGCAGTCTGCGAATGAGTATGGTCTCTACTCCGCTACTGTTATTGACATGAATGATTGTTGATCTTGAAAGATCACCTCCTTAGGATTATTCATTCACTCATTTAaggcaatgaaagaagaaggaaaaaaaaaaatttatttccagCTTTTGCACTCACTTAGTCTAGCCAACACTTGTCATACATAGTTGACTTCAAAGAAATGGTCCTTATTTCTTCCCGTCACTTGTTCACATAATGAGAGGggcctctttttttctttgtaccatttaCTTGTTGGCACCTTCACGCTTACTTCTATAAAATATTTCTCTAAAGGTACTTGtgtttcaataatttttttgattGCATTGTTAGTTGATCTTTAACACATTTATTATAACAAACACTTAACTTGGAAGTAAATGTTTCATTTAGGAGAGTGCAGACTCCAATTTGAATAATCCAAGTCTGCTTGGCTTCAAGCAGTGATGTGGTGTCTTCTTGATCTGTACCTGTCAAGGTATTAAAAAAGTAAAGGGGCAgataaaaaattgttgaattaagTACTTGTTTAGGAGTTAAATTTTATGATGTGGCTAAATGACATGACTTTTGAAAATCCAGCCTGCCTTACAATTTCTAGCTTTGCCGTAAAGGCATTTGTGTATATTCTCCTTGAGTCTGCACATTCTAGTATCACACTCCATGAAATAATTATAGTTCCAATGTCAACTTACCTGAGGCCTTCTCACCCAAACCATAcatttattgtttttgaatGTCAGCTTAATCCATCCTAGATATTTTGTCACGCTGGAATGTTGGAccagtttttatttctttaatatGTTCTCATTGTTCTTAAAGTTCccatgtttgttcatttttttatgggCTAAGGTGAGCTTGAGCATGAATTGTTCTATCAAGCCATTATAGTTTAAAATCCTCAATTGTTAAAGTTGTCATTTGAGTTGGAGCTGGATGCCATGTTCTGGGATTTGCAGACATGTTAATAACGTTAAGTCCTTGAACGGTTGAACCTATGTTACATAGGTGCAGTCACGGGTGTGGGTGTGTTAATACAGGCTGGAACAtgccatttttgaaaattatgggtaGTGGGGTACAGCagagtgtatgtgtgtgtgtgtgtataaaccATCACAAAAAATCTCATTAGTAGAGCAAAAATTCATACACAATAACCCAAACTTTCAATGCCAAACGACATAGTCTACAAGTCAAGCAGGAAATTCAGAGTCAGCAGAATTACAGGAGCACTCTGTTAGCCTCCTTAATCTCTTAGAAGACACATTCCCTAGTATCATATGGTAAAAATTCTTTCTCCTGCATGTTTCATGTGTTTTGAAATTCATATTTGTTGCAAAGATATCTCTCCTGTTAAAGCTGTTTCTCTCTATATGTACTTGACATCTTAGTTACGTAATAAACAGCAAGAGCATTAAGGATTAAGCACATTAAGTCATTAATTCATTAAGACCGGAAATagttgaaagagaaaaaaattgagggaaAAACATCTTGCTGACGAAAGCCTCACATTTATGAACcccaaagggaaagaaaaactttgttgccatAATCCATCTCCATGTGTCGCTGATCATCGTTGCCATTGATTATTAGCGGCTAATGCCAGCCATCGTCATGGGATTGCTCAGGCAGAAGGAAGTGAACCATTTAGATGCAGAGAGGATGCATCAGGCCCCTCCATCAAAGTCCTGAGTCTCCTGATCCAAGCCATACCTGAAAGGCAAGACGTACTGGGCATACCCACGTAGCGGCATGGGCAACTGGTTTTCCACATGCTGATCTGAGTTAGACTCGATCTGATACAGATCCAttgaattaaattttaattatctATTTTGGTTTAGTGATATAGTACTATAGTTTTAGACTTCTAGTTAAGGAAGATATTTTCTAGGTCTAGGACTGCCAATAGCGtgatgatacaatttcaaacttGCTGTCAACATAGGATCCTGTCACTTagtagattttaaatttttttttatccttggTAGTCCCAATGTATATAAAGTTATTTTAACATAGTTTTCTATATTATCCTTCTCTCTTTGAGAACCATGTATTGGCTCTGAGATGGATAATGGGTTggtaaagcatgaagcatgtTTTCAAAGACCAAACTTTAGTGCATGCAATCAGTCTGTTTAATTTCTGCCAGGTTTTTTGTGAGTATAACAGCAGTTTTACTTAATTTGCGTTTATAATcagaaaatttttgtttatcatTTGATACTCGCCTCTCATTCTCCTACCTAGTTACTCAgttcttttcaaatatatgttttattttttctctaaaCTTTGCAGTATTCCTCGACTAATTGGTGAGACCATCCCTTCGAAAGCAACTTTTTTCATTACTTATATTATGGTTGATGGTTGGGCTGGAATTGCTGGGGAAATTCTCAGGCTAAGGCCATTGATTATATATCATATCAAGAACTTTTTCTTGGTGAAGACTGAGAAGGACAGGGAAGAGGCCATGGATGCAGGAAGTATAGGTTTCAATACTTCAGAACCTCAAATTCAGCTATATTTCTTACTTGGTCTTGTTTACTGCGTGGTCACTCCTATCCTACTTCCATTTATTGTGGTCTTTTTTGCCTTTGCATTCACCGTGTATCGTCATCAGGTAAAGTTATTGTTTCTTCTTCAAACATAATGCAGTATATTCTGTTTACTTTGACAAAATCCTATCTTGAATTCCCAGTTTATCTTCTACTGTTAACTTTTATAAAAGCCTAACTTTGGGTTCCCAGTATATCTTTCACTTTTATGCTAATCTTACTTCTGCATCTGAGGTTTCTGAGTTGCTCTAAAACTTTGTCATAATCAGTCAATGCATGTCATTGTTATTGCCAAATTAGATGGAAGGGTGTTCtgctcttttctctttttggtatCTCTGGTTTTTATCAGGGATCCACAATTTACTGCAACGTGTTGAGTATCTGAATCATTGATGTGTCTAGATTTTCTTGTAGTTACAGatgcagaaaaagaaacaatgctAGTATACTGGTGTAGTTAGTAGTACATAAAAAAATAGGATATAGGATTTTGGTCATAATTAGTACTTAAAAAATTAGTACATAGGTATGGGTTTAGACTGGTGCTTATGTAACTCAAacttgagagagagggaaagaggaagtctttttcttttgtgtgctGGAGATACATACAGTACTACTACTATCAAATAACTCATGCATTGTCATGCTCAAACTGCAAAGAAGCCTTCTAAAAAGTAGTTGACAGCCTTCATTGTCAAGAAAGTAAAAAGTCGGCACTTTCCTCAGATAAGCAGCTTTTGTAGCTGTCTAAACTAACATGATCGGATGGTTAAGACCAGTACATACAGTGGTCATATTTCCCTCATATTTTAGGAACCTGCATTCGCACCAAGATGACCAACAAAGCATGACCACATACACAAACTACTTTACTCCTACAAACTGTAGTTGGTGGTTACATTTCAAGGCAGATCATAAAAATGTGGTTTCCTGGTTGGTCCAAAAATAATGCAAAGGTGTACTTAGTTCTTCTTGTTTATGCACATCTACATACATTTAGTTTCTTACAAAAGCACGAAAAAGACAGGAACTTCATAAGATGCAATGAACATTCCTATATAATACATAACATATTTGCATAATTCCAGAATAAAAAAAGAGTAAATTAGAACTGAATGCTGCTTCCACGAATCATTTTCTGATCAATGAAGTTTGTAATAATGAATCTTGTAAGAAATTAGATAAGGTCATTTCAAGAGAAAGCATCTAGGCATAGACATAGCCAAATTAGATCTGTTGTGCATGTTGTGTAAGTTCCTTGAGAATATTATATCATTATATGTGTTACGAGCAGTTTGGAGGGAGAAAAGAAATTGATTCGattaaccctaatctcactTAACTAAATATTATGGGTGAGAGGAATAATTATACAAAAAGTCCTCCAAAAGTAATAAGATAATAAAGACATGTCCATCTAAATTTTTCTGATTCACTAACGTCTCCTTACTCTTATTTTAGTCTCTCAATACTTCCTCTCAAGGTGGAGCATAGATATGAATGTTCATTTTGTTAGAACATTCAGAGAATCTAGATATTGGAAAGAGGCCTGATAAAcacatcagcaacttgatcttatGAGGAAAATATGAACTATAGAAATATTCCCTACTTGGAGCACATCACGAATATAATGGCAGTCTATTTGAAGATGTTTGGTCCTCATGAAGTACCGAATTGTTTGCTATACAGGTAGCAGTGTTATTATCATACATCATAGGAGAGAAACATATATCCCTAAACATATCAACATAGTTTTGATCCACATTATTTCTGCACCAGTTTGGGCAATTAAAGCACCACCAAGAAAGAAATACAACCCCAAAACTGCAAGGTATTAAAGTCTCCCAGGCGTATgaggctctaataccatgttccAAGCAGTctggaggaagaaaaaaaaataatttggttaATCCTAATCACTTAAATAAAGATTAGGGGCAAGAGgaataattatataaaaaagtccttcaaaaataataaaataacaaagacATACCCATCTAAACTTTTCTAATTCCCGAATGACTCCtcactctttcttttcttttttttttttctctcaacaatatGTTGAGTCCATAACCTACCTATCCTATGTGGCCTGACTAAATGATTTTTATGTTCCATAGGTTTGAATTTTTTACTGTCAAATGTtgtgtattctctctctctctctctctctctctctgtgtctcgcTCCTTACCCCCTCCTCCCCACACACATCCATGCCTTTGTGAATTTTGCATGCACAGTATTTCTTAACTGTTGAGTATACCATATTATGCCTCTGAAACTTGTTGTTGTCCAGATTATAAATGTGTACAATCAGGAGTATGAGAGTGCAGCAGCTTTCTGGCCAGCTGTCCACAGTCGAATTATTACGAACTTGATAATTTCACAAGTGCTTCTGATGGGGTTAATGAGTACAAAAGCTGCTGCTCAAGCAGGTCCTTTTCTCATTGCTCTGCCAATTTTGACTTTTTGGT harbors:
- the LOC116257525 gene encoding CSC1-like protein At1g11960, whose translation is MATLSDIGLSAAINILTAIAFLLAFAVLRLQPINDRVYFPKWYLKGLRVSPTSSGMLVSKFVNLDLKSYLKFLNWMPEALRMPEPELIDHAGLDSAVYLRIYLVGLKIFVPIMLFSLAILIPVNRTDHSIAPGKNGTFSEVDKYSISNVEHKSDRFWSHLVMAYAFTFWTCRVLLKEYEKVATMRLHFLASEKRRPDQFTVLVRNIPSDPDETVSEHVDHFFRVNHPDHYLTHQVVYDANKLYKLVKKKKGLQNWLVYNQNKYERNPEKRPMRKTGFLGLWGERVDAIDYYTAKISKISEEEAKEREKIMNNEKCIMPVAFVSFRSRWGAAVCAQTQQTRNPTVWLTEWAPEPRDVYWNNLPIPYVSLAIRKLIVAVAFFFLTFFFMIPIAFVQSLANIEGIEKAAPFLKAIIEIKIIKSFIQGVLPGIALKIFLIFLPAILMVMSKFEGYIARSVLERRAAAKYYIFQLINVFLGSIITGTAFQQLHYFMKQSANDIPRLIGETIPSKATFFITYIMVDGWAGIAGEILRLRPLIIYHIKNFFLVKTEKDREEAMDAGSIGFNTSEPQIQLYFLLGLVYCVVTPILLPFIVVFFAFAFTVYRHQIINVYNQEYESAAAFWPAVHSRIITNLIISQVLLMGLMSTKAAAQAGPFLIALPILTFWFHRFCKGRYEAAFVKFPLQEAMIKDTLERTTEPGLNLKGYLQAAYIHPVFKDDEDDDAVSGVVHEPEDTLVPTKRQSRRNTPLPSKYSSSSSSLLDVHEQP